One region of Streptomyces sp. NBC_00442 genomic DNA includes:
- a CDS encoding carboxymuconolactone decarboxylase family protein: protein MDARFNLFENEIAAKFAKRFANAALVIHRSPLPASTQELVSLRASQINGCGWCIDMHTKEASAAGETAVRLNLVAAWRESTVFSDAERAALALAEEGTRLADAHEGVSDETWAAVRKHYDDDQIAALVALVALINAANRLAVIVHQRGGSYEVGSFAAALN, encoded by the coding sequence ATGGACGCTCGATTCAACCTGTTCGAGAACGAGATCGCCGCGAAGTTCGCCAAGCGCTTCGCCAATGCCGCCCTGGTGATCCACCGGTCGCCCCTGCCGGCGTCCACCCAGGAGCTGGTGTCGCTGCGGGCCAGCCAGATCAACGGCTGTGGCTGGTGCATCGATATGCACACCAAGGAGGCGTCGGCCGCCGGTGAGACGGCGGTACGGCTCAATCTGGTCGCCGCCTGGCGCGAGTCCACCGTGTTCAGCGACGCCGAGCGGGCGGCGCTCGCGCTCGCCGAGGAGGGCACCCGGCTCGCCGATGCCCACGAGGGTGTCTCCGACGAGACGTGGGCAGCGGTGCGCAAGCACTACGACGACGACCAGATCGCGGCGCTGGTCGCCCTGGTGGCCCTGATCAACGCGGCGAACCGGCTCGCCGTGATCGTGCACCAGCGGGGAGGTTCCTACGAAGTCGGCTCCTTCGCGGCCGCGTTGAACTGA